The genomic window CTGGCCGCGGGGGTGATGGCAGGCCGCTCGCTCGAGTCGCTCGGCTTCACGGAAGAGGTGGAGATGCAGTACGTGGCGGTGAAGGAGGCGGTGTTCCCGTTCACCAAGCTGCCGAACGTTGACACGCTGCTCGGGCCGGAGATGCGTTCCACCGGTGAAGTGATGGGGATCGCGGACTCCTTCGGCTGGGCGTTCGCGAAGGCGCAGATCGCCGCTGACGGCGCGCTGCCGACGACCGGCGCCATCATGGTGACGGTGAACGACAGCGACAAGCCGACGGTGACCCCTATCGTGCGCCGCTTCCACGAGATGGGCTTCCGGCTGATCGCGACGGAAGGGACGGCGCGGCACCTCCAGAAGCGCGGGATCCCGTGCGAGAAGGTGCTGAAGGTCTGGGAGGGGCGCCCCAACGCGGTGGACCTCATAGTCACGGGGCAGGTCCAGCTGCTGATAAACACGCCGCTCGGCAAGTACTCGCAGCGTGACGACTACGAGTTACGCCGCGCCGCGCTGACCCACCGGGTGCCGTACACGACGACGATGTCTGCAGCATCCGCCGCATGCGACGCGGCGATCGCGCTGCGGAGCTCGCGCGGGGACGTGCTGTCGCTCCAGGAGCGGTACCTACGACATGGGCAATCCAACGTGCAGGTGGCGTGATGGGTGGAGCGAAGGAACCAAAGAAGAAGGCGGCCGCCGCGGGTCGGGCGGCACCGGCGTCCAAGGCCAAAGCCGGCAAGGCGCCGCCATTCCCGTCCGACAAGCTCCCGGGCGCGGTGAAGAACGGTGAGCCGCTGGGGCGGCACACGACGTTCCGCATCGGTGGTCCGGCGCTGGTCCACTTCCAGCCGGCCACCGTCGAGGCGGTCGTGGGCGCCGTCGCCTGGGCCAAGCAGCACGGCCTCCCGTGGCTGGTGCTGGGCCTCGGGTCCAACGTCCTGATCCGCGACGGCGGATTCCGCGGCCTGGTCCTCAAGATCGGCAAGGGACTGGACACCTTCACGCACCGGGCCGGGACCTGGAAGGTCGGAGCGGGACTGCCGGTGCCGCTCCTGGCCCGCAAGAGCGCGGAGGCCGGGTTCGCCGGCGTGCAGCGGCTGGTGGGCGTGCCTGGGACCGTGGGCGGCGGCGTCTTCATGAACGCCGGGGCGCACGGTCAGGACTTCGAGCACGTGTTGATCTCAGCCACGGTGCTCACCCCGGCGGGCGAGATAGAGGACAAGGCGAAGAAGGCCATTTCCTTCAGCTACCGGAAGAGCGGGCTCGAGGGTCACGTCGTCCTGGGGTGCGCGTTGAAGCTGGAGGAGGACAGCCCCGAGCGCGTGAAGGCCGACCTGGCGATGGTGCTCAAGAAGCGCAAGGAGGGCACGCCGTTCGACCAGCCGTGCTGCGGCAGCGTCTTCAAGAACCCGGCGGAGATGACCGCCGCCCGGCTCATCGACCGGTGCGGGCTCAAGGGGCGGCGCGTCGGTGGTGCGGAGATCTCGACCATGCACGCCAACTACATCGTGAACAAGGGCAACGCCTCGGCCGACGATGTGATGAAGCTGATCGACATCACCCGGACCGCGGTCTTCAAGGAGTTCGGCATCGAGCTGGAACTCGAGGTCAAGGTCCTCGGCGAGGCGAAGTGAGCGACATCTTCGTCCATCCTTCGTCGTTCGTGGACGAGGGGGCCGTGATCGGGAAGGGCACCAAGGTCTGGCACTTCTGCCACGTGATGGCGGGCGCGCGGGTCGGCGAACGGTGCAACATCGGACAGAACTGCGTGATCATGCCCGGCACGCGGCTCGGGAACAACGTGAAGCTCCAGAACAACGTGTCGGTCTACGAGGGCGTGGTGCTCGAAGACGACGTGTTCTGCGGCCCTTCCATGGTGTTCACCAACGTGGCTACGCCGCGGAGTCACGTGAACCGCCGCGGCGAGTACGATCGGACGCTGGTGAAGCAGGGCGCGAGCATCGGCGCGAACGCGACTATCGTCTGCGGCACGACGCTGGGGCGGTTCAGCTTCGTGGGCGCCGGCGCCGTGGTCACCAGGGACGTGAAGGATCACGCCCTGGTGGTGGGGAACCCGGCCCGGCAGATCGGCTGGATGTGCCAGTGCGGCGAGCGGCTCGCGCTGACGGACGGCCGCGGTGCCTGCGCGCGCTGCGGATCCGGGTACGCCGACCAGGCCGGAGAGCTGGTGCCGCGATGAACGTTCCGCTGCTCGACCTCAAGGCGCAGCACGCGGCCATCAAGGACGCGGTGGTCTCGCGCGTGCTCGCGCTCGCCGAGTCGCAGCTCTTCATTCTGGGGCAGCCGGTGCAGGACCTCGAGGTCCGCATTGCGGCGCTATCGCACGCGACCCACGGCATCGGCGTCGCGAGCGGGACGGACGCGCTGCTCCTGCCGCTCAAGGCGCTCGACATCGCGCCGGGTGACGAGGTGATCACGAGCACGTTCACCTTCTTCGCGTCCGCCGGCGCGATCCACAACGCGGGCGCGAAGCCGGTGTTCGTTGACGTCGATCCGGCGACCTACAACCTCGACCCGGTGGCCGTCGAGGCCGCGATCACGCCGCGCACCCGAGCTATCATGCCGGTGCACCTGTTCGGCCAGATGGCGGCGATGGAGCGGCTCCTCCCGACCGCCAAGGAGCACGGCCTCGCGATCATCGAGGACGCGTGCCAGGCGATCGGGGCGCGCCGCAAGGTGAGCGGGGAGTGGCGGACCGCCGGCGAGCTGGGGAGGGCGACGGCCTTCTCGTTCTTCCCGTCCAAGAACCTGGGCGGCTGGGGCGACGGCGGGATGGTGGTCACTTCGGATGAGGGGATGGCCCAGCGGGTGCGGCGGTTGCGGACGCACGGCGGCATGAAGACGTACCACCACGACGAGGTAGGCACGAACTCGCGGCTCGACGCCCTCCAGGCCGCGGTGCTGATCGCCAAGCTGCCGTACCTCCAGTCATGGAGCGAGGCGAGGCGCGCGCACGCGGCTTGGTACTCGAAGGCGCTGGCGGGGATCGCGGGGGTACGCGCTCCATCTACCGACCCGGCCAACGAGCACATTTTCCACCAGTACGTGATCGAAGCCGATCGCCGCGAAGCGCTCCAGGAGCACCTCAAGGCGGGGGGCATCGGGTCGGCGGTGTACTACCCGGTCCCGCTCCATCTGCAGCCCTGCTTCGCATACCTGGGCTACCGGGCCGGCGCGCTGCCGGTCGCGGAGGCGGCCGCGGCGCGAGTGCTCGCGCTCCCAGTGTATCCGGAGCTGACCGACGGGCAGAAGTCGCACGTGGTCGCCACCATCCGCGGGTTCTACGGCGGGTGAGCCGGGTACGGGTGGGCGTCATCGGGGCCGGGACGTGGGGTAAGAACCACCTCCGCGCGCTCGCCGGGCATCCGGAGGCCGAACTGGTGGCGGTGTGCGACACGGCGGCCAAGGTGCGGGAGCGGGTGGCGCGGCAGTATCCGGGTGTGAAGGTCACGCAGGACGCGGCGGAGCTGCTGGGGGAGGTGGAGGCGGTGGTGATCGCCAGCCCCGCCGCCACGCACGCGGACTTGGCGCGGCAGGCGGTGGCCGCGGGCGTGCCGGCGTTGGTCGAGAAGCCGTTCGCGCTGTCGGTGAAGGACGCGGAGGACGTGGCAGAGCGCGCGGCGAAGGCGGGAGTGCCGCTGCTCGCGGGGCACCTGCTCGAGTACCATCCGGCGGTCGAGCGTCTTCGGGAGCTCGTAGCCGCGGGCACCCTGGGGCGGGTGTACTACCTCTACGGTCAACGCGTGAACCTGGGGCAGATCCGCCCCGACGAAAACGCCCTGTGGAGTTTCGGCCCGCACGACGTGTCCGTGTCCCTGTTCGTTCTCGGAGAGAGCCCGGTCCGAGTGAGCGCAGTGGGGAAGAGCTACCTCCAACCGGGCATCGAGGACGTGGTCTTCCTCAACCTGGAGTTCGCGTCGGGGGTGCTGGCGCACGTTCAGATGTCGTGGCTCGATCCGCACAAGGAGCGGAAGATCACCGTGGTGGGTGCGAAGCAGATGGTGGTGTTCGACGACATGCAGCCGCGCGAGAAGCTGCGGATCTACGACAAGGGCGTGGACCGGCCGCCGGAATACGGATCGTACGGCGAGTCGCTCCAGATCCGCGAGGGGGACATCTTCATCCCCCGGATCGCGAACACCGAACCGTTGACCGCCGAGCTCTCGCACTTCCTCAAGGTGGCGCGTGGCGAAGCGACCGCGCGGAGCGATGCCGCCGACGGCGTTCGCGTGGTAAGGGTGCTCGAGGCGGCGTCGGCGTCCCTTCGACAGGGTGGACAACCGGTGGGAGTCACGGCGTGACCAAACGGAAGTACGAGGAGCAGCTCTGCGCCAAGGCGGCCGACCGTTCGGCGCTGATCGGCATAGTGGGCCTGGGCTACGTGGGGCTGCCGCTGGCCATGGAGATGGCGCGGGCGGGTTACCGGGTGCTGGGCTTCGACCTGAGCGCGCGCGTCGTGGACGGCATCACCGCCGGCCGCTCGCACATCCAGGACGCCCCGTCGGAGGGCCTGTCGGGCTACGTGCGCGACGGCAGGATCGCCGCGACCACGGACCTCTCGCGGATGAGCGAGCCGGACTGCATCGCGATCTGCGTTCCCACGCCGCTGTCCAAGACACGGGACCCCGACGTGTCGTTCATCGTCGCGGCTACTGAGAGCGTGACGAAGACCCTGCGCGCCGGGCAGTTGATCGTGCTCGAGAGCACGACCTATCCGGGCACGACCCGCGATCTGATGCTGCCGGCCCTCGAGACCAGCGGCCTCAAGGTGGGAGAGGACTTCTTCCTCGCCTTCAGCCCCGAGCGAATAGATCCGGGCAACGCGAAATTCGGCACCCGGAACACGCCCAAGGTGGTCGGCGGTGTGACTTCGGCCTGCTCGCGCGTGGTCGTGGCCATCTACCAGGCGGCGATCGACACGCTGGTGCCGGTCAGCTCGCCGGAAGCGGCCGAGTTGGTCAAGCTGCTCGAGAACACGTTCCGTTCCGTGAACATCGGGCTGGTGAACGAGATGGCGGTGGTCTGCGACAAGCTCGGCGTAGACGTCTGGGAGGTCATCGAGGCGGCGGCTACCAAGCCGTTCGGCTACATGAAGTTCACCCCGGGGCCGGGGCTGGGCGGGCACTGCATCCCGATCGATCCCCACTACCTCGCGTGGAAGATGCGCGGGCTCAACTATCGAACCCGGTTCATCGAGGTGGCCGGCGAGGTGAACGCCGAGATGCCCGAGTTCTGGGTGAGCAAGGTGGTCGAAGCGCTGAACGATCACTCCAGGGCGGCGCGAGGGTCGACCGTGCTGGTGGTGGGCGTGGCCTACAAGAAGGACATCGACGACATCCGGGAGAGCCCGGCACTCGACATCATCAAGCTGCTGCAGCTGATGGGGGCGAACGTCCTCTATCACGACCCGCACGTACCGGAGTTCCGGGACGACGGCTCGACTCTCCGGTCCACGCCGCTCACGGCGGATCTGGTGCGCGGGGCGGATTGCGTGGTGATCGTGACCGACCACACCGGGCTCGACTA from Gemmatimonadales bacterium includes these protein-coding regions:
- the murB gene encoding UDP-N-acetylmuramate dehydrogenase; amino-acid sequence: MGGAKEPKKKAAAAGRAAPASKAKAGKAPPFPSDKLPGAVKNGEPLGRHTTFRIGGPALVHFQPATVEAVVGAVAWAKQHGLPWLVLGLGSNVLIRDGGFRGLVLKIGKGLDTFTHRAGTWKVGAGLPVPLLARKSAEAGFAGVQRLVGVPGTVGGGVFMNAGAHGQDFEHVLISATVLTPAGEIEDKAKKAISFSYRKSGLEGHVVLGCALKLEEDSPERVKADLAMVLKKRKEGTPFDQPCCGSVFKNPAEMTAARLIDRCGLKGRRVGGAEISTMHANYIVNKGNASADDVMKLIDITRTAVFKEFGIELELEVKVLGEAK
- a CDS encoding acyltransferase — translated: MSDIFVHPSSFVDEGAVIGKGTKVWHFCHVMAGARVGERCNIGQNCVIMPGTRLGNNVKLQNNVSVYEGVVLEDDVFCGPSMVFTNVATPRSHVNRRGEYDRTLVKQGASIGANATIVCGTTLGRFSFVGAGAVVTRDVKDHALVVGNPARQIGWMCQCGERLALTDGRGACARCGSGYADQAGELVPR
- a CDS encoding DegT/DnrJ/EryC1/StrS family aminotransferase, which translates into the protein MNVPLLDLKAQHAAIKDAVVSRVLALAESQLFILGQPVQDLEVRIAALSHATHGIGVASGTDALLLPLKALDIAPGDEVITSTFTFFASAGAIHNAGAKPVFVDVDPATYNLDPVAVEAAITPRTRAIMPVHLFGQMAAMERLLPTAKEHGLAIIEDACQAIGARRKVSGEWRTAGELGRATAFSFFPSKNLGGWGDGGMVVTSDEGMAQRVRRLRTHGGMKTYHHDEVGTNSRLDALQAAVLIAKLPYLQSWSEARRAHAAWYSKALAGIAGVRAPSTDPANEHIFHQYVIEADRREALQEHLKAGGIGSAVYYPVPLHLQPCFAYLGYRAGALPVAEAAAARVLALPVYPELTDGQKSHVVATIRGFYGG
- a CDS encoding Gfo/Idh/MocA family oxidoreductase, giving the protein MSRVRVGVIGAGTWGKNHLRALAGHPEAELVAVCDTAAKVRERVARQYPGVKVTQDAAELLGEVEAVVIASPAATHADLARQAVAAGVPALVEKPFALSVKDAEDVAERAAKAGVPLLAGHLLEYHPAVERLRELVAAGTLGRVYYLYGQRVNLGQIRPDENALWSFGPHDVSVSLFVLGESPVRVSAVGKSYLQPGIEDVVFLNLEFASGVLAHVQMSWLDPHKERKITVVGAKQMVVFDDMQPREKLRIYDKGVDRPPEYGSYGESLQIREGDIFIPRIANTEPLTAELSHFLKVARGEATARSDAADGVRVVRVLEAASASLRQGGQPVGVTA
- a CDS encoding nucleotide sugar dehydrogenase — protein: MTKRKYEEQLCAKAADRSALIGIVGLGYVGLPLAMEMARAGYRVLGFDLSARVVDGITAGRSHIQDAPSEGLSGYVRDGRIAATTDLSRMSEPDCIAICVPTPLSKTRDPDVSFIVAATESVTKTLRAGQLIVLESTTYPGTTRDLMLPALETSGLKVGEDFFLAFSPERIDPGNAKFGTRNTPKVVGGVTSACSRVVVAIYQAAIDTLVPVSSPEAAELVKLLENTFRSVNIGLVNEMAVVCDKLGVDVWEVIEAAATKPFGYMKFTPGPGLGGHCIPIDPHYLAWKMRGLNYRTRFIEVAGEVNAEMPEFWVSKVVEALNDHSRAARGSTVLVVGVAYKKDIDDIRESPALDIIKLLQLMGANVLYHDPHVPEFRDDGSTLRSTPLTADLVRGADCVVIVTDHTGLDYAMIAGESRAVVDTRHAIAGLARKR